In a single window of the Coregonus clupeaformis isolate EN_2021a chromosome 10, ASM2061545v1, whole genome shotgun sequence genome:
- the LOC121575404 gene encoding epiphycan isoform X1: MCSLRMALLCVVVAFALTLQGPCPSVCAPQGGPEPDEQPYDLDEFDMNGETDWENLDLNGENYDYEDLDQEIEVGTVAPPAPETPPPANVPPPEYEEEVTLPPRPIPPLAPVTLDFKGPGLFGPDTGLGMPTCLLCVCISGSVYCDDADLEQIPPLPKDTTHFYGRFNSIRHVKNTDFINLNKLKSIDLTGNQISGVDEDAFRLLPQLQNILLADNNLQALPELPPTLRYIDVRNNRLISNGLHTEGFKEMSLLEFLYLSDNKLDYIPVPLPESLRVLHLQNNNIQNLHVDTFCNSHDRNYIRRSLEDIRLDGNPVNINLYASSYICLPRMPIGSH; encoded by the exons ATGTGTAGCCTGAGAATGGCGCTGCTGTGTGTGGTTGTGGCCTTTGCCCTGACTCTGCAAGGCCCCTGCCCCAGTGTGTGTGCCCCTCAGGGGGGGCCGGAGCCAGACGAACAGCCCTATGACCTGGATGAATTTGATATGAATGGAGAGACAGACTGGGAAAACCTGGACCTCAATGGAGAAAACTATGACTATGAAGACCTAGACCAAGag ATCGAGGTGGGGACGGTGGCCCCCCCTGCTCCTGAGACCCCTCCCCCGGCCAACGTGCcccctcctgagtatgaggaggAGGTGACCCTGCCCCCCAGGCCGATCCCTCCCCTGGCTCCAGTAACTCTGGACTTCAAAGGACCAGGCCTGTTTGGACCTGACACTGGCCTGG GTATGCCTAcatgtttgctgtgtgtgtgcatcagtggAAGTGTGTATTGTGATGATGCTGACCTGGAGCAGATTCCTCCACTGCCTAAAGACACCACACATTTCTACGGGCGCTTCAACAGTATCAGACACGTCAAGAACACTGACTTCATCAACCTCA ACAAGCTGAAGAGCATCGACCTCACAGGGAACCAGATCTCTGGGGTGGATGAAGATGCGTTCCGCCTCCTGCCACAGCTCCAGAACATCCTATTGGCTGATAACAACCTGCAGGCGCTGCCAGAGCTCCCGCCCACCCTCAGATACATCGATGTGCGCAACAACAGACTGATCAGCAATGGACTACACACAGAGGGGTtcaag GAGATGAGCCTGCTAGAGTTCCTGTATCTGTCTGATAACAAGCTGGACTACATCCCCGTCCCACTACCTGAGAGCCTCAGAGTACTACACCTACAG aACAACAACATCCAGAATCTTCACGTGGACACATTCTGTAACAGCCACGACCGTAACTACATACGACGCTCCCTGGAGGACATCAGGCTGGATGGAAACCCTGTCAACATCAACCTGTACGCCTCCTCCTACATCTGCCTGCCTCGCATGCCTATCGGGAGCCACTGA
- the LOC121575404 gene encoding epiphycan isoform X2 → MCSLRMALLCVVVAFALTLQGPCPSVCAPQGGPEPDEQPYDLDEFDMNGETDWENLDLNGENYDYEDLDQEIEVGTVAPPAPETPPPANVPPPEYEEEVTLPPRPIPPLAPVTLDFKGPGLFGPDTGLDKLKSIDLTGNQISGVDEDAFRLLPQLQNILLADNNLQALPELPPTLRYIDVRNNRLISNGLHTEGFKEMSLLEFLYLSDNKLDYIPVPLPESLRVLHLQNNNIQNLHVDTFCNSHDRNYIRRSLEDIRLDGNPVNINLYASSYICLPRMPIGSH, encoded by the exons ATGTGTAGCCTGAGAATGGCGCTGCTGTGTGTGGTTGTGGCCTTTGCCCTGACTCTGCAAGGCCCCTGCCCCAGTGTGTGTGCCCCTCAGGGGGGGCCGGAGCCAGACGAACAGCCCTATGACCTGGATGAATTTGATATGAATGGAGAGACAGACTGGGAAAACCTGGACCTCAATGGAGAAAACTATGACTATGAAGACCTAGACCAAGag ATCGAGGTGGGGACGGTGGCCCCCCCTGCTCCTGAGACCCCTCCCCCGGCCAACGTGCcccctcctgagtatgaggaggAGGTGACCCTGCCCCCCAGGCCGATCCCTCCCCTGGCTCCAGTAACTCTGGACTTCAAAGGACCAGGCCTGTTTGGACCTGACACTGGCCTGG ACAAGCTGAAGAGCATCGACCTCACAGGGAACCAGATCTCTGGGGTGGATGAAGATGCGTTCCGCCTCCTGCCACAGCTCCAGAACATCCTATTGGCTGATAACAACCTGCAGGCGCTGCCAGAGCTCCCGCCCACCCTCAGATACATCGATGTGCGCAACAACAGACTGATCAGCAATGGACTACACACAGAGGGGTtcaag GAGATGAGCCTGCTAGAGTTCCTGTATCTGTCTGATAACAAGCTGGACTACATCCCCGTCCCACTACCTGAGAGCCTCAGAGTACTACACCTACAG aACAACAACATCCAGAATCTTCACGTGGACACATTCTGTAACAGCCACGACCGTAACTACATACGACGCTCCCTGGAGGACATCAGGCTGGATGGAAACCCTGTCAACATCAACCTGTACGCCTCCTCCTACATCTGCCTGCCTCGCATGCCTATCGGGAGCCACTGA